In the genome of Sphingomonas alpina, the window GTCGACGCACAAGCATGTCGATATGGTGAGCTTCACGGGATCGACCCGCGCTGGCATCGCGGTGGCGCAGGCGGCGGCCGCGACGGTCAAGCGCGTGCATCAGGAACTGGGCGGCAAGGCCCCGAACGTGGTGCTCGAGGGTGCCAATCTCGCTGACGTGCTGCCGCCAACGGTACAAGGCGTGCTGGCCAATTCAGGGCAGAGCTGCATCGCCCCCACCCGCCTGCTCGTGCACAAGAGCCAGGCGGCCGAGGCGACGCAGGTGGTCAAGTCGATCATGGAAGCGGTCACGGTCGATGCGGCGAGCGTGATGGGCGCGCATATCGGCCCGGTGGTCAACAAGGCGCAGTTCGAGAAGATCCAGGGTTTGATCCAGTCGGCGATCGACGAGGGCGCGACCCTGGTCACCGGTGGCACCGGACGGCCTGACGGGCGCAACGCCGGCTTCTTCATCAAGCCGACGCTGTTCACGGACGTGACTCCGGACATGCGCATCTATCGCGAGGAGACGTTCGGCCCGGTCGCGACAATCACCACCTATGAGAGTGGCGATCAGGCGATCGAGATGGCCAACGATACCGATTACGGCTTGTCAGCGACGATCTCGGGCGATCCGGCGGAAGCGGCCAAGGTAGCGCCGAAGCTGCGCGCCGGACTGGTCACGATCAACGCCTGGGCCGGCGGCGGCGGCACGCCGTTCGGCGGCTACAAGCAATCGGGCAATGGCCGTGAAGGCGGCAAATATGGCCTGGCCGACTTCATGGAGTTAAAGACGATCGTCGGCGAGCCCGCGTAACCGGGCATGATGCTGACCATCGATGTATTGATGCCGGCGGCGGGCAGCGAATATGGCGCCG includes:
- a CDS encoding aldehyde dehydrogenase family protein, with translation MKSYLKQYIDGAWIDSDGGKRHEVIDPSTEQPVSEITLGSQADVDKAVAAAKKAFDSYSQTSVADRIALLQRVIEEYKARMPDLAAATSEEMGAPIGFATMAQAPAGLGYFIGTLKALQEFSFSEQVGKNRVVHEPLGVVAMITPWNWPLNQICAKVAPALAAGNTMILKPSEEAPGCAVILAEILDKAGVPAGVFNLVNGDGPGVGAALSTHKHVDMVSFTGSTRAGIAVAQAAAATVKRVHQELGGKAPNVVLEGANLADVLPPTVQGVLANSGQSCIAPTRLLVHKSQAAEATQVVKSIMEAVTVDAASVMGAHIGPVVNKAQFEKIQGLIQSAIDEGATLVTGGTGRPDGRNAGFFIKPTLFTDVTPDMRIYREETFGPVATITTYESGDQAIEMANDTDYGLSATISGDPAEAAKVAPKLRAGLVTINAWAGGGGTPFGGYKQSGNGREGGKYGLADFMELKTIVGEPA